A stretch of the Paludisphaera rhizosphaerae genome encodes the following:
- a CDS encoding type IV secretion system protein produces the protein MPHLHMIQLPVFLILLFGGLGLLGLAMLYRRNRQVQAEAEAQFKEFRERAVGLMDQIDALRNRHKTLPSTDPDYTQPMKGATLALYERVAVDLDRLWERWLSVMEMWNRAEERMKSTSAFSTRSSDEAREIISQSRLEDLLHDSAQCKAELDRLNLAHEVAAKSLKDARWEAAAFARSIDRGGPRGGEGDLYERELRLVDRELEDAEKNLVADPIGATEAIERSRDAIAEIQQPPARRPRSGYAPSGPAGSILDDLVIAAGRLQELASKIRVIDIVGLLIKGWVVLWILGLFLAVLPALMPMILFFMAFVVLGSGLRVFQRLTAPWAWDWMGPRQKRKQPWRR, from the coding sequence ATGCCTCACCTTCACATGATCCAACTTCCCGTCTTCCTGATTCTCCTCTTCGGGGGCCTTGGGCTGCTGGGCCTTGCCATGCTCTACCGCCGCAACCGACAGGTGCAGGCGGAAGCGGAAGCCCAGTTCAAGGAATTCCGCGAGCGGGCCGTCGGGTTGATGGACCAGATCGACGCGCTTCGAAATCGGCACAAGACGCTCCCAAGCACGGATCCGGACTACACCCAGCCCATGAAGGGAGCGACGCTCGCCCTTTACGAGAGGGTCGCCGTTGATCTGGACCGGCTCTGGGAGCGCTGGCTCTCCGTGATGGAGATGTGGAACAGGGCCGAGGAGCGCATGAAGTCGACCTCCGCTTTCAGCACGAGGTCGAGCGATGAGGCCCGCGAGATCATCTCCCAGAGTCGGCTGGAGGATCTGCTCCACGACTCGGCCCAGTGCAAGGCCGAGCTGGATCGCCTGAACCTGGCCCACGAGGTCGCCGCCAAGTCGCTCAAGGACGCCCGATGGGAGGCTGCGGCGTTCGCCCGCTCGATCGATCGCGGCGGCCCCCGGGGCGGCGAGGGAGATCTCTACGAACGCGAGCTTCGGCTCGTTGATCGTGAACTTGAGGACGCCGAGAAGAACCTCGTGGCGGATCCTATCGGGGCGACCGAAGCGATCGAGCGTTCGCGAGACGCGATCGCCGAAATCCAGCAACCGCCCGCTCGTCGGCCTCGGTCCGGTTACGCACCTTCGGGCCCGGCCGGGTCGATCCTCGACGACCTCGTGATCGCCGCCGGCCGGCTCCAGGAACTGGCCTCGAAGATTCGAGTCATCGATATCGTCGGGCTGCTGATCAAGGGATGGGTGGTTCTCTGGATCCTCGGCCTCTTCCTGGCGGTGCTGCCCGCGCTGATGCCGATGATCCTCTTCTTCATGGCGTTCGTCGTGCTCGGATCAGGCCTCCGCGTCTTCCAGCGGCTGACCGCTCCGTGGGCCTGGGATTGGATGGGTCCAAGGCAAAAGCGCAAGCAACCCTGGAGGCGATGA
- a CDS encoding cupin domain-containing protein has protein sequence MPRFRLHPSIVPSLLALALALGWAWREVVHAKEAKSMVASKTVIVDDVAMSVYKDEGKPVGKVGLYFDGPTELCSSMVTGRFVIDPGKSPHPPHVHPDEEILIVESGHGSIFVDGKTTKVGPGSVMFSAPNVPHNITSDGPEPVVFYFMKWLPRPAK, from the coding sequence ATGCCGCGCTTCCGCCTCCATCCGTCGATCGTACCGAGCCTTCTCGCTCTGGCCCTGGCTCTCGGCTGGGCCTGGCGTGAAGTGGTCCACGCGAAGGAGGCCAAGTCGATGGTCGCCTCGAAGACGGTCATCGTCGACGATGTGGCGATGTCCGTCTACAAGGACGAGGGAAAACCCGTGGGGAAGGTCGGCCTCTATTTCGACGGTCCGACCGAACTCTGCTCCAGCATGGTGACAGGCCGGTTCGTGATCGACCCCGGCAAGTCTCCCCACCCGCCGCACGTTCATCCCGACGAGGAGATCCTGATCGTCGAGTCCGGGCATGGTTCGATCTTCGTTGACGGCAAGACGACCAAGGTCGGCCCGGGCTCGGTGATGTTCTCGGCCCCGAACGTCCCCCACAACATCACCAGCGATGGTCCCGAACCGGTCGTCTTCTACTTCATGAAGTGGCTGCCTCGGCCGGCTAAGTGA
- a CDS encoding OsmC family protein produces the protein MKTTGSAVWSGGIKDGKGAISTKSGALSDYPYGFSSRFEGKPGTNPEELIGAAHAGCFTMALSLILGEAGLKADRMETTAEVSLDKDGDGYAIKTVHLTLRAKIPGADQAKFEELTGKAKVGCPVSKLLKAEITLDAKLED, from the coding sequence ATGAAGACCACCGGCTCGGCCGTCTGGAGCGGCGGCATCAAGGACGGCAAAGGGGCGATCTCTACCAAGAGCGGCGCTCTCAGTGATTACCCTTATGGGTTCTCGAGCCGCTTCGAGGGCAAACCGGGGACGAACCCGGAGGAACTCATCGGCGCTGCGCACGCCGGCTGCTTCACGATGGCGCTCTCGCTGATCCTCGGCGAGGCCGGATTGAAGGCTGACCGGATGGAGACCACGGCCGAGGTCTCGCTCGACAAGGACGGCGACGGCTACGCCATCAAGACCGTCCATTTGACGCTGCGGGCCAAGATCCCCGGCGCTGATCAGGCGAAGTTCGAGGAACTGACCGGCAAGGCGAAGGTCGGCTGCCCGGTTTCGAAGCTACTCAAGGCCGAGATCACCCTCGACGCCAAACTCGAAGACTGA
- the plsY gene encoding glycerol-3-phosphate 1-O-acyltransferase PlsY codes for MSWTLPATALAAYLIGGIPFGYLIYRALTGQDVRESGSGNIGATNVGRLLGFRYFVLVFVLDVLKGLLPTIGLPWLIDRMGHEVSNELPIAAAVGAILGHNFPVYLGFKGGKGVATSLGALIALQPVACGVAAVAFFAVFLPSHYVSLSSMAGGVAFAAAYFLRTAAPWSPEHRAMSILVTAVVVLLIVRHRKNISRLLAGTENRVNFGKRKPDAPQAPPSGKVGLVVVAVLAVVVVMAGVGLWVVQQARTPVEAVAGPWLMRETHRESTGQQRASQVAFDESGERLAVLCPRYNRVLTYRVLPDASLARITEIAVEGRPVAIAVVGSNLAVLQRPVNDAKHLGPGWLDVFALEGTKVGTRVEAGYYPDDMAPTPDGSHLLIVASGRGEGDDSKHAPQLEVFATTALLGSTPATPVSRIELVDKGDPDRLVLSNLGTRALVTLDRGERAVAIDLADLSAPREAGRLDLHEANEPYLTRSEDGDWIVVPARGEREVVAMPGQGATDIHLIVAQPEAGELDVVRAGATPTVLGRFPVRGPLNLGSAEASGLAYCGRRGLLAAATKPGTVHIVRMESRADPIAVRPPAAPVLSR; via the coding sequence TTGAGCTGGACTCTCCCCGCAACCGCCCTTGCCGCCTATCTGATCGGCGGGATTCCCTTCGGCTACCTGATCTATCGCGCGCTGACAGGTCAGGACGTCCGCGAGTCAGGTTCGGGGAACATCGGGGCGACGAACGTCGGCCGCCTGCTGGGGTTCCGGTACTTCGTGCTGGTGTTCGTCCTCGACGTTCTCAAGGGGTTGTTGCCCACGATCGGCCTCCCCTGGCTGATCGATCGGATGGGACACGAAGTGTCGAACGAACTGCCGATCGCCGCGGCGGTCGGAGCGATCCTCGGGCACAACTTCCCGGTTTACCTCGGGTTCAAGGGAGGGAAGGGGGTCGCGACCAGCCTCGGGGCGCTCATCGCCCTCCAGCCGGTGGCGTGCGGCGTCGCGGCGGTTGCGTTCTTTGCTGTCTTTCTGCCGTCGCACTACGTCTCGTTGTCGTCGATGGCGGGGGGCGTGGCGTTCGCCGCTGCTTACTTCCTCAGGACCGCCGCGCCGTGGTCTCCGGAGCATCGCGCCATGAGCATTCTTGTCACGGCCGTCGTGGTGCTGCTGATCGTGCGCCATCGCAAGAACATCAGCCGGCTGCTCGCCGGGACGGAGAATCGGGTGAACTTCGGCAAGCGCAAACCGGACGCTCCACAGGCTCCCCCCTCGGGCAAGGTCGGCCTCGTGGTGGTGGCGGTCCTGGCAGTCGTCGTTGTGATGGCTGGCGTTGGGCTGTGGGTCGTTCAGCAGGCTCGAACGCCCGTTGAAGCCGTTGCGGGCCCGTGGCTGATGCGCGAGACGCATCGGGAGTCCACCGGCCAGCAGCGTGCATCACAGGTGGCGTTCGACGAGTCAGGCGAGCGTCTCGCTGTTCTCTGCCCTCGTTACAACCGTGTACTCACATATCGCGTGCTTCCTGACGCGTCGCTCGCACGAATCACCGAGATCGCCGTCGAAGGGAGGCCGGTCGCGATCGCGGTCGTTGGCAGCAATCTTGCGGTTCTGCAGCGGCCCGTGAATGACGCCAAGCACCTCGGCCCCGGATGGCTGGACGTGTTCGCACTCGAGGGGACGAAGGTTGGGACGAGGGTTGAGGCGGGCTACTATCCCGACGACATGGCCCCGACTCCCGACGGCTCGCACCTCCTCATCGTGGCCTCGGGCCGAGGCGAAGGCGACGACTCCAAGCACGCTCCTCAGCTTGAGGTGTTCGCGACCACGGCCTTGCTGGGATCGACCCCCGCGACCCCGGTGAGCCGGATCGAACTCGTCGACAAGGGCGATCCCGATCGTCTCGTCCTGTCCAATCTGGGGACTCGCGCTCTCGTCACGCTGGATCGTGGGGAACGGGCCGTTGCGATCGATCTCGCGGACCTCTCCGCTCCCCGTGAGGCGGGTCGACTCGACCTGCATGAGGCGAACGAGCCGTATCTCACGCGTTCCGAGGACGGCGACTGGATCGTCGTGCCCGCGCGAGGAGAGCGGGAGGTCGTAGCGATGCCCGGCCAAGGCGCAACCGACATCCATCTCATCGTTGCTCAGCCGGAGGCCGGCGAATTGGACGTCGTCCGCGCCGGGGCCACGCCCACCGTGCTCGGTCGATTCCCCGTCCGAGGCCCGCTCAATCTGGGAAGCGCCGAGGCGAGCGGCCTGGCGTACTGCGGTCGTCGCGGACTGCTCGCGGCGGCGACCAAGCCGGGAACCGTCCACATCGTCCGGATGGAGTCGCGCGCCGATCCCATCGCCGTTCGTCCGCCGGCCGCGCCAGTCCTCTCCCGCTGA
- a CDS encoding sugar phosphate nucleotidyltransferase produces the protein MKAVILAGGKGTRLRPYTHVLPKPLMPLGEDDPMPIIEVVLRQLVRFGFRDVTIITGYLTELIETFCGDGRKFGAKISYRREVTPLGTAGGLTLVDRPQEPVLVINGDILTTLDYGSMYDFHRTRGASATIASYPREVKIDFGVLQFGDDPHVLTGYQEKPEYSFQVSMGVYILDPQAWDYLVAGQSVTMPELLEAMRTTGRPVHCYRQKCYWLDIGRHDDYATANEIFDNRRAAFLGRPEKSSVMIGRDE, from the coding sequence ATGAAGGCCGTGATCCTGGCGGGAGGCAAGGGAACGCGACTGCGGCCCTACACCCACGTTCTGCCCAAGCCGTTGATGCCGCTGGGCGAAGACGACCCGATGCCGATCATCGAGGTGGTCCTCCGGCAACTCGTCCGCTTCGGCTTCCGCGACGTGACCATCATCACGGGCTATCTCACCGAGCTGATCGAAACCTTCTGTGGCGACGGCCGGAAGTTCGGCGCTAAGATCTCCTATCGCCGTGAGGTGACGCCCCTCGGCACGGCTGGCGGCTTGACGCTCGTGGACCGTCCCCAGGAGCCGGTGCTCGTCATCAACGGCGACATCCTCACGACGCTCGACTACGGCTCGATGTACGACTTCCATCGGACGAGAGGCGCCTCGGCGACGATCGCCTCCTACCCGCGCGAGGTGAAGATCGACTTCGGCGTCCTCCAGTTCGGCGACGATCCTCACGTCTTGACGGGCTACCAGGAAAAGCCCGAGTATTCGTTCCAGGTCAGCATGGGCGTTTACATCCTGGATCCCCAGGCCTGGGACTATCTCGTCGCCGGTCAGTCCGTGACCATGCCCGAGCTGCTGGAAGCCATGCGGACGACCGGCCGGCCGGTCCACTGCTACCGTCAGAAGTGCTACTGGTTGGACATCGGCCGCCACGACGACTACGCCACGGCCAATGAGATCTTCGACAACCGCCGCGCCGCGTTTCTGGGCCGGCCGGAGAAGTCGAGCGTCATGATCGGCCGGGATGAATAA